From one Trifolium pratense cultivar HEN17-A07 linkage group LG1, ARS_RC_1.1, whole genome shotgun sequence genomic stretch:
- the LOC123910616 gene encoding uncharacterized protein LOC123910616, producing MKRTMPWSDDESDDSSADESSSLHSDSEHDSENGGKKSKGKSIKQKTAPIDFDALKRYGYKGGPSVLKVPPPKEDDTKKDWSWSSGKEKRVNKEIEETYEERKKTREALSLGEQLPTVLTRNEKKNLSFSQKEKKKRDLGQASRGKNYVEEEKRLLRDNGVYSGFDT from the exons ATGAAGAGGACAATGCCATGGAGTGATGATGAGAGTGATGACTCATCTGCAGATGAATCATCATCTTTACATTCAGACTCTGAACATGATAGTGAAAATGGAGGGAAAAAATCCAAAG GTAAATCTATAAAGCAGAAAACTGCTCCAATTGACTTTGATGCCCTGAAGCGATACGGGTATAAAGGTGGGCCGTCGGTCTTAAAGGTACCTCCACCCAAAGAAGATGACACAAAGAAAGATTGGTCCTGGTCCAGTGGAAAGGAAAAGCGTGTCAACAAGGAAATTGAAGAAACATATGAAGAGCGAAAGAAAACAAGAGAGGCTCTTTCCCTAGGAGAGCAGCTGCCAACTGTTCTTACAAGGAATGAAAAGAAGAATCTTTCCTTTTCTCagaaggaaaagaagaaaagggATCTTGGTCAAGCAAGCAGGGGGAAAAACTATGTTGAAGAAGAGAAGAGACTGTTGAGGGACAATGGAGTCTATTCTGGTTTTGATACTTGA
- the LOC123902585 gene encoding type I inositol polyphosphate 5-phosphatase 4-like, translated as MRDENFKKSKLSWPKTLVKKWFNIKSKAEDFQADDDDVLYGGVDEEWRNNYSKREECTNKKSKTERTKRRHSERTRRCKIDHDAAQVTDVNNYRIFAATWNVAGRSPPSYLNLEDWLHTSPPADIYVLGFQEIVPLNAGNVLGTEDNGPARKWLALIRKTLNSLPGTSGECHTNSPLPDPVVELDSDFEGSMRQKATSFFHRRSFQSLSHSMRMDNDLLVPQACLDRRFSVCDRMIFGHSAGDYDPNYRWGSSDDENSESPVISQYSPMSYRGFASMEDRDRQTENSRYCLVASKQMVGIFLTVWVKSNIRDDVRNMKVSCVGRGLMGYLGNKGSISISMSLHKTSFCFICSHLTSGQKEGDELRRNSDVMEILRKTRFPRVNGIGDESSPQTILDHDRIIWLGDLNYRIALTYRAAKALVEMHNWKVLLENDQLHIEREQGRVFEGWNEGQIYFPPTYKYSNNSDRYAGDERQSKQKRRTPAWCDRILWYGRGLRQLSYVRGESRFSDHRPVCSVFLAEVESVSRNRIRKCSSCSSSRVEVEELLPHSHGYNYTDLTFY; from the exons ATGAGAGATGAAAACTTCAAGAAAAGCAAG CTTTCATGGCCAAAAACTTTGGTTAAGAAATGGTTCAATATTAAGAGTAAAGCTGAAGATTTTCAagcagatgatgatgatgttcttTATGgag GTGTTGATGAAGAGTGGAGGAACAACTATTCAAAGAGAGAAGAATGCACTAACAAGAAAAGCAAAACAG AAAGAACAAAGAGAAGACACTCGGAAAGAACGCGGCGATGTAAGATTGATCACGATGCAGCTCAGGTTACGGATGTGAATAATTATAg AATCTTTGCCGCAACTTGGAATGTAGCCGGAAGATCTCCTCCAAGTTATTTGAATCTCGAAGATTGGCTTCATACTTCTCCACCTGCTGATATTTATGTTCTTGG GTTTCAAGAGATAGTACCTCTCAATGCTGGAAATGTTTTGGGGACAGAAGACAACGGTCCTGCTAGAAAATGGCTAGCTCTTATACGGAAGACACTGAATAGTCTTCCCGGAACAAGTGGTGAATGCCATACTAATTCACCTCTTCCAGATCCTGTTGTAGAGTTAGATTCTGATTTTGAGGGATCGATGAGGCAGAAGGCTACCTCTTTCTTCCATCGAAGGTCGTTCCAATCTTTGAGTCATAGTATGAGAATGGACAATGACTTGTTAGTGCCACAGGCATGCCTCGATCGCCGTTTCAGCGTCTGTGATAGAATGATATTTGGTCATAGCGCAGGTGACTATGACCCTAATTATAGATGGGGGTCCTCAGATGACGAAAACAGTGAATCTCCTGTTATATCGCAGTATTCACCAATGTCGTATAGAGGGTTTGCCTCTATGGAGGATAGAGATAGACAAACAGAGAACTCGAGATATTGTTTGGTTGCTAGTAAGCAAATGGTTGGGATTTTTCTAACTGTTTGGGTTAAAAGCAATATAAGAGACGATGTTCGCAACATGAAAGTGTCTTGTGTTGGCAGAGGGTTGATGGGATATCTTGGAAACAAG GGTTCAATATCAATTAGCATGTCTTTACACAAAACAAGTTTTTGCTTCATATGTAGTCATTTGACTTCTGGACAAAAGGAGGGTGATGAGCTAAGGAGAAATTCAGATGTAATGGAGATTCTTAGAAAGACGAGGTTTCCTCGAGTTAATGGCATTGGTGATGAGAGTTCTCCTCAGACTATTCTGGACCATGA TCGAATAATTTGGCTGGGAGATTTAAATTATCGGATAGCCCTTACTTACCGTGCTGCAAAAGCTCTTGTTGAGATGCATAATTGGAAGGTATTGTTAGAGAATGACCAG CTGCATATAGAGCGAGAACAAGGTCGCGTCTTTGAAGGATGGAATGAGGGGCAAATATATTTTCCTCCCACATACAAGTACTCAAACAATTCGGACAGATATGCAGGTGATGAAAGACAGTcaaaacaaaagagaagaaCTCCGGCGTG GTGTGATCGGATCTTATGGTATGGAAGAGGCCTCCGCCAATTATCTTATGTTCGTGGGGAATCAAGATTCTCCGATCATAGACCAGTTTGTAGTGTATTCTTAGCAGAAGTCGAGTCTGTTAGCCGTAACCGAATCAGAAAATGCTCTAGTTGCTCCAGTTCAAGGGTTGAAGTAGAAGAGTTGTTGCCTCATTCACATGGCTACAATTATACCGATTTAACATTCTATTGA